Proteins from a genomic interval of Vreelandella profundi:
- the thiD gene encoding bifunctional hydroxymethylpyrimidine kinase/phosphomethylpyrimidine kinase — MRQPLPPVVLVLAGHDPTGGAGLMADSEAISACGGWAVTIPTALTVQNCHNVTRVMPADPAAMRQMAEAISEMQVAAIKIGLLADEATLRAAEQIIRRFPGVPVVADPVFKAGGGTELSTPALRQLFIDRVLPLVDILTPNRAELAQLTPDIDTPYDDTARAVTLMSQGCQAILVTATDEPLPGNEHQVVHTLHSPETTRQWQWPRLPEQFHGSGCTLASAIAARLAVGERLPTACEQAQHFTWESLSQGFQPPSGQCLPNRFSQAVRF, encoded by the coding sequence ATGCGACAACCGCTTCCTCCCGTTGTCTTGGTGCTGGCTGGACATGATCCGACTGGCGGTGCGGGTTTAATGGCTGACAGCGAAGCCATTTCGGCCTGCGGTGGTTGGGCTGTCACTATTCCCACCGCGCTGACGGTACAAAATTGCCATAATGTGACAAGGGTAATGCCTGCCGACCCTGCCGCGATGCGTCAAATGGCCGAGGCGATTAGTGAGATGCAGGTCGCGGCCATTAAGATTGGCTTGCTTGCAGATGAAGCCACGCTGCGTGCAGCGGAGCAAATTATCCGCCGCTTTCCAGGCGTTCCCGTGGTCGCTGACCCGGTATTTAAAGCAGGCGGGGGAACTGAGTTATCCACACCCGCTCTACGGCAGCTGTTTATTGATCGCGTGCTACCGCTTGTGGATATCTTAACGCCTAATCGCGCGGAGCTCGCTCAGCTTACTCCAGACATCGACACCCCTTACGATGATACCGCTCGCGCGGTGACGCTGATGTCTCAGGGGTGCCAGGCGATTTTAGTAACGGCCACCGATGAACCATTGCCGGGCAACGAGCATCAGGTCGTCCACACATTGCATTCGCCAGAGACCACTCGCCAATGGCAGTGGCCGCGGCTGCCCGAACAGTTTCACGGCTCCGGCTGCACGCTTGCTTCAGCTATTGCCGCACGCTTGGCTGTAGGTGAGCGCTTACCAACTGCCTGTGAGCAAGCTCAGCACTTTACCTGGGAAAGCTTGTCTCAAGGCTTTCAGCCACCCAGTGGCCAGTGCTTGCCTAACCGCTTTTCACAGGCTGTACGCTTTTGA
- the hemL gene encoding glutamate-1-semialdehyde 2,1-aminomutase, with protein MTTSAELFDLASRHIPGGVNSPVRAFKGLHRPPVFMERAQGAFLFDVEGNRYVDYVGSWGPMITGHADQDVLAAVRARLDNGLSFGTPTAVETTMADLICEMIPSMDMVRMTSSGTEATMSAIRLARGTTGRDKIVKFEGNYHGHSDSLLVKAGSGALTHGEPSSPGVPASLAEHTITLSYNDPEGVEACFAEIGDQIACIIVEPVAGNMNCIPPQPGFLETLRRVCNEHASVLIFDEVMTGFRVALGGAQAHYGITPDLTCLGKIVGGGMPVGAFGGKREIMQNISPMGPVYQAGTLSGNPLAMAAGIALLTKLRVPGFHDALSQRVNTLCQGLQERANAARVPMMTQSAGGMFGLFFTSQRRVDNFAQATACNPDAFRRFFGAMLDHGVYLAPSAYEAGFMSSAHTPEDIQFTLDAAEKAFAVM; from the coding sequence ATGACCACATCAGCTGAACTATTCGATCTAGCGAGCCGCCATATTCCCGGCGGCGTAAACTCGCCTGTCCGTGCGTTTAAAGGTTTGCACCGTCCGCCGGTTTTTATGGAGCGCGCTCAGGGCGCCTTCCTGTTCGACGTTGAAGGTAACCGCTACGTAGATTATGTGGGCTCCTGGGGACCAATGATCACAGGCCATGCCGATCAGGACGTACTGGCAGCCGTACGGGCTCGTTTGGATAATGGCCTTTCGTTTGGCACCCCAACGGCGGTGGAAACCACCATGGCGGATCTCATCTGCGAGATGATTCCCTCTATGGATATGGTGCGTATGACGAGCTCGGGTACCGAAGCCACCATGTCGGCTATCCGCTTGGCGCGGGGCACCACGGGGCGCGACAAGATTGTTAAGTTTGAAGGTAATTATCATGGCCACTCGGATTCACTGCTGGTAAAAGCCGGCTCAGGGGCGCTTACCCACGGTGAACCTAGCTCACCGGGCGTACCCGCTTCACTGGCTGAACACACGATCACGCTGTCGTATAACGATCCTGAAGGCGTTGAGGCGTGCTTTGCTGAGATTGGCGATCAGATTGCCTGCATAATCGTAGAGCCAGTGGCGGGCAATATGAACTGTATTCCACCCCAGCCGGGCTTCTTAGAAACGCTGCGCCGGGTGTGCAATGAACATGCTAGCGTGCTCATTTTTGATGAAGTGATGACCGGTTTTCGCGTGGCGCTAGGCGGCGCACAGGCACACTATGGCATTACCCCAGATCTAACCTGCCTGGGTAAAATTGTCGGTGGAGGCATGCCGGTGGGCGCGTTTGGCGGTAAGCGCGAGATCATGCAAAATATTTCTCCCATGGGCCCTGTGTACCAAGCGGGCACACTGTCCGGTAACCCACTGGCCATGGCGGCGGGAATAGCTCTATTGACGAAGCTTCGGGTACCGGGTTTTCACGATGCGCTAAGCCAGCGGGTGAATACGCTGTGTCAGGGGCTTCAAGAGCGTGCCAACGCTGCACGTGTGCCGATGATGACGCAATCTGCTGGCGGCATGTTTGGGCTCTTCTTTACCTCTCAACGCCGTGTGGATAACTTTGCCCAAGCCACGGCCTGTAATCCAGATGCTTTTCGTCGCTTCTTTGGCGCGATGCTGGATCACGGTGTTTACCTGGCCCCTTCTGCCTATGAAGCGGGTTTTATGTCGAGTGCTCATACCCCGGAAGATATCCAGTTCACCCTGGACGCGGCAGAGAAAGCCTTTGCAGTTATGTAA
- a CDS encoding curlin subunit CsgB → MKTKITTIAAAVAFAMSTAASAQYWAAGSESTIYQSGNNNTNTVDQWGSQRSRIYQEGNNNSANVSQDDIAGVATTQSGLNKSGIDQIGQSNSASVTQLGSRNDSTVYQEGTNNGATVDQDGSKNISVAEQIGTYNTANVTQDGKYNDSYAYLEGNGNTATVSQEGTANTSVVEQIGSSNTTDITQSGSSNDSYAYLNGNNNVANVSQSGYALESTILASGSYNTQNVMQSGYAHDSYINTNGSYNNQNVTQGGGFMAQHTSSIVTYGNGNANTVSQGN, encoded by the coding sequence ATGAAAACTAAAATCACCACTATCGCCGCTGCTGTTGCCTTCGCTATGAGCACTGCTGCTTCGGCACAGTACTGGGCGGCGGGTAGCGAATCAACCATTTATCAAAGTGGTAATAATAATACTAACACTGTTGATCAGTGGGGTTCTCAGCGTTCGCGTATTTATCAAGAAGGTAACAATAACTCAGCAAATGTATCGCAAGATGATATTGCTGGCGTAGCGACAACTCAGTCCGGCCTTAATAAATCAGGCATCGATCAAATTGGCCAAAGTAACTCGGCTAGTGTTACGCAGCTAGGTTCACGAAACGATTCAACCGTGTATCAAGAAGGCACCAATAATGGTGCAACGGTGGACCAGGATGGTTCGAAAAATATTTCCGTAGCGGAGCAAATTGGCACGTACAATACTGCCAACGTTACCCAAGATGGCAAATATAACGATAGCTATGCCTATCTTGAAGGTAATGGCAACACGGCTACTGTTAGCCAAGAAGGCACAGCAAATACTTCCGTAGTGGAGCAAATTGGTTCTTCCAATACTACTGACATTACTCAAAGCGGCTCCTCCAATGATAGCTATGCTTACCTAAATGGTAACAACAATGTTGCCAACGTTAGCCAAAGCGGCTATGCGCTTGAAAGCACTATCCTAGCCTCGGGAAGTTACAACACACAAAACGTTATGCAGTCTGGCTATGCGCATGATTCTTATATCAACACCAACGGTAGCTATAACAACCAGAATGTTACTCAAGGCGGTGGCTTCATGGCTCAGCATACGTCTAGTATCGTGACTTATGGTAATGGCAACGCGAATACCGTGAGCCAAGGCAACTAA